A stretch of Cyanobacterium sp. HL-69 DNA encodes these proteins:
- the nadA gene encoding quinolinate synthase NadA, with product MFTATPPRKIENNIPDDLFSAIALLKKELNAVILAHYYQEGDIQDIADYIGDSLGLSQQAANTSADVILFAGVHFMAETAKILNPHKLVLLPDLEAGCSLADSCPPDAFAKFKAQHPDHIVISYINCTAEIKALSDIICTSSNAVSIVNQIPPEQKIIFAPDKNLGRYVSQQTGRDLVLWDGSCIVHETFSEKRIVELKVQNPEAEILAHPECETPVLRHADYIGSTTALLKYSQSSECDKFIIATEPGIIHQMQKQAPNKVFIPAPSTTNCNCNECPYMRLNTLEKVYLALKNKTPEIIIPEPTRSKALQPIQRMLEMSK from the coding sequence ATGTTTACTGCTACTCCCCCCCGTAAGATTGAAAATAATATTCCCGATGATTTGTTCAGTGCGATCGCACTTTTGAAAAAAGAACTAAACGCTGTAATTCTCGCCCACTACTACCAAGAAGGAGACATCCAAGACATAGCCGACTATATCGGCGACTCCCTCGGTTTATCTCAACAGGCTGCTAACACCTCCGCCGATGTCATTCTTTTTGCAGGGGTACATTTTATGGCAGAAACTGCCAAAATTCTTAACCCCCATAAATTAGTATTATTACCCGACTTAGAGGCGGGATGTTCCCTTGCGGACAGCTGCCCTCCCGATGCCTTTGCCAAATTTAAAGCCCAACATCCAGATCATATTGTTATTTCCTACATCAATTGTACCGCAGAAATAAAAGCCCTTAGCGATATTATCTGTACTAGTTCCAATGCCGTTTCTATTGTTAATCAAATTCCCCCAGAGCAAAAAATTATTTTCGCCCCTGACAAAAACTTAGGGCGTTATGTGAGCCAACAAACAGGACGAGATTTAGTATTGTGGGATGGTAGCTGCATCGTTCATGAAACCTTTTCAGAAAAAAGAATAGTTGAACTGAAAGTACAAAACCCCGAAGCCGAAATTTTAGCCCACCCAGAGTGTGAAACCCCCGTGCTACGTCATGCTGATTATATTGGCTCAACTACCGCCCTTTTAAAATATTCTCAGAGTAGTGAATGCGACAAATTCATTATCGCCACCGAACCAGGAATCATCCACCAAATGCAAAAACAAGCCCCCAACAAGGTGTTTATTCCTGCCCCTTCTACCACTAATTGTAACTGCAATGAATGTCCTTACATGAGGCTAAATACCCTCGAAAAAGTCTATCTTGCCCTCAAAAATAAAACCCCCGAAATTATTATTCCTGAACCCACTAGAAGTAAGGCTTTACAACCCATACAAAGAATGTTGGAAATGTCTAAGTAA